A region of Candidatus Binatota bacterium DNA encodes the following proteins:
- the rpmG gene encoding 50S ribosomal protein L33 — protein sequence MRDEIVLACSDCKRKNYRASRNKRLTNEKLERRKYCASCRTHTIHKEGKV from the coding sequence ATGAGGGATGAAATCGTGCTGGCTTGTTCTGACTGCAAGCGGAAAAACTACCGTGCCAGTCGCAATAAGCGCCTCACTAACGAGAAGCTTGAGCGGCGCAAGTACTGCGCCTCATGCCGTACGCACACGATTCACAAGGAAGGAAAGGTTTGA